Within Caproicibacterium argilliputei, the genomic segment CGTTTTGCAGGATGGGAAAATTGACGGCCTCATTGTCATCGGGCAGGTCAGCAGCGATTACCGCCGAATGCTACAGGAAAAAATGCTGGTTCCCACGGTGTTTCTGGACACCTACGACAGCGGTGATACCGGCTGCTCAGTCATTTCTGACGGGTACTACGGCATGTACTTGGTGACCAGTTATGTGCTGGCGCGGGGGCACCGGAAGGTGCATTTCGTGGGGACACTGGACGCGACCAGCAGTATCAGCGACCGTTACTTCGGTTACTGCCGTGCCATGATGGAGCACGGTCTTTCGGTTACGCCGGAGATGGTTTTGCCTGACCGTGACGAACACGGCAGCCTTCGCTTTGCCTTGCCGCAGGAACTGCCGAGCGCCTATGTCTGCAACTGCGACATGACAGCGTATCAGCTCATCAGCCAGCTGAAAGAGCGCGGTTTGCAGGTACCGGCGGATATTTCCGTGGCGGGGTTCGATGATTTTCGGGTGCCGTATATTTCCGTACCGGAAATTACGACTTACGCAGTGAATATGTCCGGCATGGCGCGCACCTGCGTGGATGCGCTGCAGCAGCAGATTCACCATCAGCATCCGGTCGCCGGCATCAAAATCGTGAGCGGGCACTTGGTTACCCGGGACAGTGTGAGGCAGCTGTAAGAGGACAACTATAAAAAAGGACGCGAAAGCTTTTGTCAGGCTTTCGCGTCCTTTTTGGCAGCTGTTTCGGGGGATTCGGCAACATGAATCCGGTAAGCGAGCGGTGAAAGGCCGACTCGCTTTTTAAACAGCCGGATAAAGTAAGAGGGATTTTCGATGCCGACCGCCGCGCCGATTTCCAAAACGCTGCGGTTGGTGTTTCGCAGCAGGCAGCAGGCTTCTTCCACACGGACATTCAGCAGGTATGCAAACGGGGAGCTGCCGTAGTAAAGTTTGAAGTCCTTATCCAGCTTGTACTTGTTCCAGTGCAGTTCCTTGGCAAGGGCGTCCAGGGTCAGCTTTTCTCGGTAGCGGGTGTCCAAAATCTGTTTGAGTGCGCGGATGGAAGCCGGCGGCAGGGCGTCTGCCGGAGAAAGCGGCTGCGTTTCCGTCAGCAGTTGCTGACAAAGTCGCGTCAGCAGGCAGTCTGCGCCTCCGGTGCATTGACCGGTCAGGGCGGCACATTGTGCGGCAAGCGTGCTGTTCTGTTCCGGTATGCGCACGGCAGGGCCTGTATCTCCCAGCAGCGGCAAGGTGCCAGACCCGACAATTTGTAAAACAGGAACGGCCTGCACGGTGGCTTTCAGCAGCGGAGCCTGACCGGCACGCACCACCAGAAAGCAGCCGCCGGGAATCTGCCAGCTGCGCCGGTGATCCTCCATACAGCACGCTGCCTGCACACAGTAGAGGGAAAAGGTATCACGGGAAAGGCAGAAAAGCGGCATTTGGTTTGCAATCGTTCCCTGTGTACTGCCCAGAAAGCGGCATTCGGCTTGCGGCGGTGCGGGGGAGGGCTGCTTTTCATTCATGGCGGCTCGGCTCCTTTTAGAAAATCCTGAAGTTTCCGGTGCGGTTTATAACCTGATTATAATGCTTTTGCGTAGAAATAGCAATTTGTTCGGCACCTATGCAACAGGATTCGTCGGAAGCGGCTTTATGACGGATTTTCTAAAAGAAATTTACTTAAGGCAACACCGCACAATGGCATAAAAAATCCACGCCATCTGCCAAAGGCGGCAAACAGCGAGGAACTCTCCCAATTATATCTGCGAAGGCAAACGCAATCAGACTGCCAGGCCGGGCCTGTCAGCCAGAATCAGATTCGCCAACGCAAACATCATATTCAGTTTGGCGGTCTGCTTTTGCAGACCTCGGTATCGCGTCTTTCGGTACCGTAACAGACCTTTCACAACGGCAAAAACATGTTCTACTTTGGCACGAACCGATGACTTTTCGTGCTCTCTGCGCTTGAGTTGGGCTTGCGACCTGTTGGAACCCTTTTTGATTTGCGATGGGCGACGATTGAACTTGTAACGGATACGCTTGCCAGCATTGTTCTTTATAATGGCATCCTCGCGCTTTTCCGCTCCCAAATATCCGCTGTCTCCGTATACAACGCTTTCCTCTCCGGTCAGCAGTTTGGAGGTCATGGCGACATCATGGACATTGGCGGCCGTTACCTCAACCGTGTGAACAAGCCCGCTATCCTTATCCACCCCAACATGTGCCTTGTAGCCAAAGTGCCACGCATTGCCCTTCTTCACCTGATGTGCATCCGGGTCTCGCTGCTTCTCCTGATTTTTCGTGGAGGACGGAGCGGCTATGATGGTGGAATCCACAATGGTACCCTTTTTCAGAAGCAGTCCCTTTTGTTGCAGCAAATTTGCCACCTGCGCAAACAACTGCTCCTGCAAACCGTTTTGTATGAGAATATTACGAAATCTTCCCAGCGTATCCCCGTCCGGCACCTGATTGCTTGATTCCACGCCGCAGAAATCCGAAAAGGCACGACTGTCGATCGTTTCAGCCACCGTTGCTTCGTCGGATAGATTATATAGGTTTTGCAGCAGATACAGCCGCAGCATCAGTTCCAAATCATAGGGCTTGTTTCCGTGCTCTCCTTTGTAGTAGCACGGCTTGATCATGGCCACCCATTTCCCCCATGGAACGATGCGCTCAATCTGCTCGAGAAATTCTTTTTTCTTCGTACGCGCCTGTGCCAGTTCATCGCACAGAGCTGACATACTCATCTGCTTATCCATATACCTATTTTATCATATCTCGCTTCTTACCGCAGCTTTTTTTCTGTGCGGTGTTGCCTTAAAAACTGCGAAGCCTCACAAAAGATGTAAGTTCCCCGAAACTGCTGGTATAGATACCTTTCAAAAAGAATAGAAAAACCAATATCTTTTTATTATTCACAAGATTGTATAATGACTTTCTACGAAATAATCGGTAAACTGTAAAGATATACCTGAAACTTATTTAGCAAATAAAATATTTTTTAAGTAAAAAATGAAAGGGGACAAAACCCATGGAGAAAAAGACTCTGCGCTGTGCGGCGGTGTTTTCGGACCATATGGTCCTGCAGCGAGAGAAAGCAGCCTGCATTTTTGGCAGCGGCCGCACGGGCAGCTGCGTTACGGCAGAGATTGATGGCTGCGCGGCACAGACACTGGTGCGGGACGGCGCCTGGCGCCTCTGCCTGCCGCCGCACAAGGCGGGCGGGCCGTTCACGCTGACTGTTTCAGACGGAGAAACATCCTGCCGGTTTTCTGACGTGCTGTTCGGTGAAGTCTGGCTGGCCGGCGGGCAGAGCAACATGGAACTGGAGCTGCAGAACTGCAAAAACGGCAGAGCAGCGCTTGCCGCCTGCGCCAATGCTTCCCTGCGCTTCTACAATGTCAGCAAGTGCGCGGTTCTGGATGCTGCGGTGCAGGCGGAGCAAAAGAACCGCTGGCGCGTGTCGGGCACGGAAGCCTGCGCGGATGTATCCGCGGTGGCGTACTTCTGTGCGCGCCGTCTGCAGCAGGAGCTGCAGGTGCCGGTTGGCATCATAGATTGCTATTGGGGCGGCACTTCCATCAGCTGCTGGATGCCGGAAGCGCAGCTGCGGCGTTCGGCGGCGGGGGAAAAATACCTGACGGACTTTGCCGCGGAAGTGGGGAACAAGACAGACGAAGCATACGACCAAGAGATGCAGGTGTACAACGCGGCATACCAGAGCTGGGACGCACGTGTCAAGGCCGCACGTGTGCAAAATCCGGATATTCCATGGGAGGCGTTGAATCAGATATGCGGGCCTTGCCCGTGGCCGCAGCCAGTGGGCAGGCAGTCGCCGTTTCGCCCTGCGGGTCTGTACACGACCATGGTTCAGCGCGTGGTTCCTTATACACTGCGCGGCTTTTTGTACTATCAGGGGGAGCAGGACTGGGCTTCTTGTCATGACTACGGCGAGATGATGTGGTATCTGATTGACCAGTGGCGCACGGACTGGCAAGAAGACGCCCTGCCGTTTCTGTTTGTGCAGCTGCCTATGTACATCGCCAAGGAAGACTGGGAAAAAGGGGAGGACGGCAGGCACTTCTGCTATTTGCGTGAACAGCAGGCGCGGGTTTCGCGGTTCGTGCAAAACACCGGCCTTGCCTCGGCGCTGGACTGCGGGGAATTTGATAACATCCACCCGCTGGAAAAGCAGACGGTCGGAGAAAGGCTTGCCCTGCAGGCACTGCAGAAAGTGTACGGCAAACCACTGGAGGCGGACAGTCCCGCGGCGGTGTCCTGCTTTCCCGAGGGCGGCGGTCTGCGGATTCGTTTTGCACACACCGCCGGCGGCCTGCGGCTGTCCGGCGCTTGCCGCGATGCGTTTGGCTGTGCGTTTGAGGTGGCTGGCGAGGATGGCAGGTTCTTTCCGGCACAGGCGGAGGTCGGGCAGGACAGCGTCTGCCTTTCCTGCGCACAGGTGCCGTATCCGGTGCACGCGCGCTACGCATGGTACAGCTATGGGCCGACACCGCTTTACGGCGGCAGCGGGCTGCCCGCGCTGCCGTTTCGGTTTTGAGAAGCAGCGGAAACACGCTCCCTGCGGTTGCATTTTGCGCGGGCCTCCTTTATAGTAAAAGAGAATAAAAAGGTATGAGAAGGGAAACAGAAAATGGAGAAACAACTGCTGAATGAGGACTGGCGTATGCGCGTCTGCGGTGAGGACACCTGGCTGCCGGCGCGCGTGCCGTGTTCCCTCCTTTCAGTTTTGCTGGAGCAGAATCAAATAGAGGATCCGTACTGGCGCTGCAACGAGCAAAAGGCGGTGCAGCTCTGCCGGAACGACTGCGAATTCTGCCGAACGGTGTCTGTGACAGACGAAGTGTTGCGGCAGCGTGCGGTGGAACTGGTGTTTGAAGGTCTGGACACGCTTGCGGATATCTTTGTAAACGGCGCGCTGCTGGCGCATACGTCCGATATGCACCGCACCTATCGCTTTGACTGCCGCAGCTTGCTGCACAGCGGCGAAAATGAATTGCGCGTGCGCTTTTACTCGCCGATCCGGTACATTGAAACCTACCGCCCTGCGCTGGGAAAGGAGTCCCATGTCGCGCCGACCGGCGGAATGCCCGGCGGGCACTATCTGCGCAAAGCGCAGTCCATGTTCGGCTGGGACTGGGGCATTCAACTGCCGGATATGGGCATTTGGCGCAGCGTTTGGCTGGAGACATATTCGGAGCCGCGCGTTTCGGATGTGGAGATTCTGCAGCACCATGAAGACGGACTTGTGCGGCTGACCGTGGCTGCGGAAACGGAGCAGGCAGGCGGCTGCGCGGAAGATGCGCTTTCTGTGGCGCTCTATGCGCCGGACGGTGCGCTGTTGGAACGGCAGAACATCGCTTGGCGGCCGAAAGCAGAAGCACACTTTACCGTGCGTCAGCCGCAGCTTTGGTGGCCGAACGGCTACGGCGCACAGCCGTTGTACCGGGTGGAGGTCAGCCTGCTGTGCGGCAGCGAAGAACGGCAGCGGAAGAGCCTGTCCGTTGGTTTGCGCACGCTCACGGTGCTGCATGAGCCGGACGAGTGGGGCAAGTCCTTTACCGTTTGTGTCAATGGTCTGAAAATTTTTGCCCGCGGCGCCAATTACATTCCGGAAGATGCGGTGTATCCACGCATTACCGAGGAAAAGCAGCGCTTTCTGGTGGAAACGGCGCTGCAGGAAAATATGAACTGCCTGCGGCTTTGGGGCGGCGGCTATTTTCCATCCGATGCGTTTTATGACCTTTGCGACCGCGCGGGTCTGCTAATTTGGCAGGATCTGCTTTTTTCAGACGACACGTTTGCGCTGACGCCGGAATTTGAAGAAAACATCCTCGCCGAAACGCGCGACAATGTGCACCGGCTGCGGCACCATGCCTGCCTGCTGCTGTGGTGCGGCAACAATGAGATTGAATCCGCGTGGGCATACTGGGGCAATTTTCAGGAGGAGCCGCCTGCCCTGCGTGCAGATTATATCAAGATTTTCGAGTACCTGCTGCCGCGCGCTGTGCGCGCGTGTGACAAGCAGACGTTTTACTGGCCGTCCTCTCCAAGTTCTGGCGGCTGCTTTCAGGCCCCCGATGCGGAAACGGACGGCGATGTGCACTACTGGGAGGTTTGGCACGGGCGCAAGCCGTTTACGGATTACCGCAAGTACAAGTTCCGCTTTTGCTCGGAGTTTGGCTTTCAGTCGTTTCCTTCCATAAAAACGATTCGTTCCTTTACTGAACCGAAAGACCGCAATCCCTTTTCAAAAGTCATGGAGGCACACCAGAAGAACGGCAGTGCCAACGGAACCATCCTTGCGTACCTTTCTGAAAATTTCCGCTATCCCGGTACCTTGGAGGGTCTGGTGTATCTCAGTCAGGTTCTGCAGGGCATGGCCATCCAGTATGGTGTGGAGCATTGGCGGCGGCAGCGCGGTCAGTGCATGGGCAGCCTTTTTTGGCAGCTGAATGATAACTGGCCCGTGATTTCCTGGTCGGCGGTGGACTACTTGCATCGCTACAAAGCGCTGCACTACCTGGCGGTACACTTTTACGCGCCGGTGGCGTGCAGTCTGCTGCGGGAGGGCAGCGTGGTGTCGGCGTATATCCAAAATGAAACCGCGCACACCGGCCGGTATCGGGCAAAGCTGCGCCTGCGCGGCGTGAACGGCAGCTTGCTGGCGGAAGAAACGGTGTCCGGCGAGGCGGCGCCGTATGCGGCGGTCTGCCTTGGGCAGAAAGACTGGGCTTCTCTGCTGGTGGGGCGTGAGGAGCAGGTGCTCGCGGAAATCGCGTTTTCCGGAGACGGATTGGAGGAAACCCTTGCCGCGGAGCCGTTTGTGCCCTATAAGCACCTTGCGCTGGAACGGGTGCATATC encodes:
- a CDS encoding IS5 family transposase; the protein is MSMSALCDELAQARTKKKEFLEQIERIVPWGKWVAMIKPCYYKGEHGNKPYDLELMLRLYLLQNLYNLSDEATVAETIDSRAFSDFCGVESSNQVPDGDTLGRFRNILIQNGLQEQLFAQVANLLQQKGLLLKKGTIVDSTIIAAPSSTKNQEKQRDPDAHQVKKGNAWHFGYKAHVGVDKDSGLVHTVEVTAANVHDVAMTSKLLTGEESVVYGDSGYLGAEKREDAIIKNNAGKRIRYKFNRRPSQIKKGSNRSQAQLKRREHEKSSVRAKVEHVFAVVKGLLRYRKTRYRGLQKQTAKLNMMFALANLILADRPGLAV
- a CDS encoding beta-mannosidase → MEKQLLNEDWRMRVCGEDTWLPARVPCSLLSVLLEQNQIEDPYWRCNEQKAVQLCRNDCEFCRTVSVTDEVLRQRAVELVFEGLDTLADIFVNGALLAHTSDMHRTYRFDCRSLLHSGENELRVRFYSPIRYIETYRPALGKESHVAPTGGMPGGHYLRKAQSMFGWDWGIQLPDMGIWRSVWLETYSEPRVSDVEILQHHEDGLVRLTVAAETEQAGGCAEDALSVALYAPDGALLERQNIAWRPKAEAHFTVRQPQLWWPNGYGAQPLYRVEVSLLCGSEERQRKSLSVGLRTLTVLHEPDEWGKSFTVCVNGLKIFARGANYIPEDAVYPRITEEKQRFLVETALQENMNCLRLWGGGYFPSDAFYDLCDRAGLLIWQDLLFSDDTFALTPEFEENILAETRDNVHRLRHHACLLLWCGNNEIESAWAYWGNFQEEPPALRADYIKIFEYLLPRAVRACDKQTFYWPSSPSSGGCFQAPDAETDGDVHYWEVWHGRKPFTDYRKYKFRFCSEFGFQSFPSIKTIRSFTEPKDRNPFSKVMEAHQKNGSANGTILAYLSENFRYPGTLEGLVYLSQVLQGMAIQYGVEHWRRQRGQCMGSLFWQLNDNWPVISWSAVDYLHRYKALHYLAVHFYAPVACSLLREGSVVSAYIQNETAHTGRYRAKLRLRGVNGSLLAEETVSGEAAPYAAVCLGQKDWASLLVGREEQVLAEIAFSGDGLEETLAAEPFVPYKHLALERVHIERQIRETSEGWEITLCANGVAPFVWLDLAAGDGVFSDNCFLLNGSDSKTVLLKREGLTLPADSSVEKQLTVTCLQDTYL
- a CDS encoding LacI family DNA-binding transcriptional regulator → MPKAVRMADIARKVGVSTVTVSKALADKDGVSEEIRAKIKETAQEMGYQQGAASRRARTGSTGNIGILVAARFVHDGANSFYWELYQRVVSRLLTANYYGILELLPEETERQLALPHVLQDGKIDGLIVIGQVSSDYRRMLQEKMLVPTVFLDTYDSGDTGCSVISDGYYGMYLVTSYVLARGHRKVHFVGTLDATSSISDRYFGYCRAMMEHGLSVTPEMVLPDRDEHGSLRFALPQELPSAYVCNCDMTAYQLISQLKERGLQVPADISVAGFDDFRVPYISVPEITTYAVNMSGMARTCVDALQQQIHHQHPVAGIKIVSGHLVTRDSVRQL
- a CDS encoding sialate O-acetylesterase, with protein sequence MEKKTLRCAAVFSDHMVLQREKAACIFGSGRTGSCVTAEIDGCAAQTLVRDGAWRLCLPPHKAGGPFTLTVSDGETSCRFSDVLFGEVWLAGGQSNMELELQNCKNGRAALAACANASLRFYNVSKCAVLDAAVQAEQKNRWRVSGTEACADVSAVAYFCARRLQQELQVPVGIIDCYWGGTSISCWMPEAQLRRSAAGEKYLTDFAAEVGNKTDEAYDQEMQVYNAAYQSWDARVKAARVQNPDIPWEALNQICGPCPWPQPVGRQSPFRPAGLYTTMVQRVVPYTLRGFLYYQGEQDWASCHDYGEMMWYLIDQWRTDWQEDALPFLFVQLPMYIAKEDWEKGEDGRHFCYLREQQARVSRFVQNTGLASALDCGEFDNIHPLEKQTVGERLALQALQKVYGKPLEADSPAAVSCFPEGGGLRIRFAHTAGGLRLSGACRDAFGCAFEVAGEDGRFFPAQAEVGQDSVCLSCAQVPYPVHARYAWYSYGPTPLYGGSGLPALPFRF
- a CDS encoding helix-turn-helix domain-containing protein, yielding MNEKQPSPAPPQAECRFLGSTQGTIANQMPLFCLSRDTFSLYCVQAACCMEDHRRSWQIPGGCFLVVRAGQAPLLKATVQAVPVLQIVGSGTLPLLGDTGPAVRIPEQNSTLAAQCAALTGQCTGGADCLLTRLCQQLLTETQPLSPADALPPASIRALKQILDTRYREKLTLDALAKELHWNKYKLDKDFKLYYGSSPFAYLLNVRVEEACCLLRNTNRSVLEIGAAVGIENPSYFIRLFKKRVGLSPLAYRIHVAESPETAAKKDAKA